A single window of Nicotiana sylvestris chromosome 3, ASM39365v2, whole genome shotgun sequence DNA harbors:
- the LOC104218425 gene encoding putative AC transposase isoform X1 produces the protein MNFQAGTVSGKTGAGNVMDWSVSTAYKTLKEMEPKSLAVVEATSTILSNVESTDMGLGTSEKVNIASITKPRKKTMTSVYLKYFETATDGKTRRCKFCGQSYSIATATGNLGRHLSNRHPGYDITVNVATPAPQPVSIPKKLQPQPQTKIPQLELDHLNWLLIKWLILSSLPPCTLDEHWLLNSFKFLSPTIKTWPGDKFQTVLCEVFRSMQEDVRVIVDQVSSKVSITLDFWTSYEQLLYMSITCQWIDENWTFQRMLLDVCHISSPCGAAEIAHALLKVLKMYNIDNRVLCCTHDNSPIALHACHTLKEDMDNQKMSSFYYLPCAAHTLNSIINDGLRSTKSIISKIREFVLKMNTSLEISQDFLQCCNAYQEGNWKFPLDASPRWSGNYQMLDIARKAGKSMESIVRKYDELGSMLLNTAEKNAVNIMHAYLEPFYKTINDICTNKVLTIGLILFFMDHISEIVAACRDSRHSPDWLKSAAEEMATKARSYNDQVCNVFTYMTAILDPRIKVELIPEKLNSEDYLEEARSYFIRNYSTSHFSAITSPYAAQELEDGGSVSFAEEIARKKRRSSMSSATDELTQYLSEPPAPIPIDVLEWWRVNNTRYPRLSVMARDFLAVQPTALAPEDLFCSKGDEIDKQRFSTPYESTQASHCVKSWLQGGFKLKYKSTEIDYERLMEMATATAAENTTTASDKKQKS, from the exons ACAGTGAGTGGGAAAACTGGAGCTGGGAATGTGATGGATTGGAGTGTTAGCACTGCTTATAAGACCTTAAAAG AAATGGAACCCAAATCCCTTGCCGTCGTGGAGGCTACAAGTACAATCCTTTCAAACGTAGAATCTACAGATATGGGGCTGGGAACTTCAGAGAAAGTGAATATCGCTTCTATAACAAAACCAAGGAAAAAGACCATGACATCAGTGTATCTCAAGTACTTTGAGACAGCTACTGATGGGAAAACTAGGAGATGTAAATTTTGTGGACAGAGTTATTCAATTGCAACCGCCACTG GCAACTTGGGAAGACATCTCAGCAATCGCCATCCAGGATATGATATAACAGTGAATGTTGCCACTCCTGCTCCACAACCAGTCAGTATTCCCAAGAAGCTTCAACCTCAACCTCAAACCAAAATACCTCAACTGGAGCTTGATCATTTAAACTGGTTGCTCATCAAGTGGCTTATTCTCTCATCTCTACCTCCTTGTACATTGGACGAACATTGGCTTTTGAACTCATTTAAATTTCTCAGCCCAACAATAAAAACTTGGCCGGGGGACAAGTTCCAAACAGTACTTTGTGAAGTTTTTAGAAGCATGCAGGAAGATGTAAGGGTGATAGTGGACCAAGTTTCTTCCAAGGTCTCTATAACTCTTGATTTCTGGACATCTTACGAGCAACTCCTCTATATGAGTATTACTTGCCAGTGGATTGATGAAAATTGGACTTTCCAGAGGATGCTCCTTGATGTTTGTCATATATCTTCTCCTTGTGGGGCTGctgaaattgctcatgcactacTGAAGGTCCTTAAAATGTATAATATTGACAACAGAGTTCTCTGTTGCACCCATGATAATAGTCCAATTGCACTGCATGCATGCCATACACTTAAAGAAGACATGGACAACCAGAAAATGAGTTCCTTCTACTATCTTCCATGCGCTGCTCATACTCTGAATTCAATCATAAATGATGGACTAAGATCTACGAAGTCGATAATCTCCAAAATAAGGGAGTTTGTCTTAAAGATGAACACATCCTTGGAGATTTCTCAGGATTTTCTTCAATGTTGCAATGCTTATCAAGAAGGCAATTGGAAATTCCCTCTTGATGCCTCGCCTCGTTGGAGTGGCAATTATCAGATGCTAGACATTGCACGGAAG GCAGGTAAATCAATGGAATCTATTGTCCGGAAGTATGATGAACTAGGCAGTATGCTCCTGAACACTGCGGAGAAGAATGCTGTGAATATAATGCATGCATATTTGGAACCCTTCTATAAAACCATCAATGACATATGCACAAACAAAGTACTAACAATTGGTTTGATTCTTTTCTTCATGGATCACATTTCTGAAATAGTTGCCGCTTGTAGAGACTCTCGACACAGCCCTGACTGGCTCAAGAGTGCTGCTGAAGAAATGGCCACAAAAGCCCGAAGCTATAACGACCAGGTTTGCAATGTTTTCACATATATGACTGCAATACTTGATCCAAGAATAAAAGTTGAGCTCATTCCTGAAAAACTCAACTCCGAAGATTACTTGGAAGAAGCCAGAAGCTAtttcataagaaactattccacCAGCCATTTTTCTGCTATCACCAGTCCCTACGCTGCACAGGAGCTAGAAGATGGAGGGAGCGTTTCTTTTGCAGAAGAAATTGCTCGTAAGAAACGTAGGTCAAGCATGTCCTCTGCCACAGATGAGCTCACTCAATATTTATCAGAGCCTCCCGCTCCAATACCAATAGATGTCTTGGAATGGTGGAGGGTGAACAACACACGCTACCCACGTTTGTCGGTGATGGCTCGGGACTTTTTGGCTGTACAGCCAACTGCATTGGCGCCTGAAGACCTTTTCTGCAGCAAAGGTGATGAGATAGATAAGCAGAGGTTCTCAACACCCTATGAGAGCACCCAAGCTTCGCATTGTGTAAAGTCATGGTTGCAAGGCGGATTTAAGTTGAAGTATAAATCAACTGAAATTGATTATGAGAGGTTAATGGAAATGGCAACCGCTACAGCAGCTGAAAATACTACAACAGCTTCCGACAAGAAACAGAAATCATGA
- the LOC104218425 gene encoding putative AC transposase isoform X2, with protein sequence MDWSVSTAYKTLKEMEPKSLAVVEATSTILSNVESTDMGLGTSEKVNIASITKPRKKTMTSVYLKYFETATDGKTRRCKFCGQSYSIATATGNLGRHLSNRHPGYDITVNVATPAPQPVSIPKKLQPQPQTKIPQLELDHLNWLLIKWLILSSLPPCTLDEHWLLNSFKFLSPTIKTWPGDKFQTVLCEVFRSMQEDVRVIVDQVSSKVSITLDFWTSYEQLLYMSITCQWIDENWTFQRMLLDVCHISSPCGAAEIAHALLKVLKMYNIDNRVLCCTHDNSPIALHACHTLKEDMDNQKMSSFYYLPCAAHTLNSIINDGLRSTKSIISKIREFVLKMNTSLEISQDFLQCCNAYQEGNWKFPLDASPRWSGNYQMLDIARKAGKSMESIVRKYDELGSMLLNTAEKNAVNIMHAYLEPFYKTINDICTNKVLTIGLILFFMDHISEIVAACRDSRHSPDWLKSAAEEMATKARSYNDQVCNVFTYMTAILDPRIKVELIPEKLNSEDYLEEARSYFIRNYSTSHFSAITSPYAAQELEDGGSVSFAEEIARKKRRSSMSSATDELTQYLSEPPAPIPIDVLEWWRVNNTRYPRLSVMARDFLAVQPTALAPEDLFCSKGDEIDKQRFSTPYESTQASHCVKSWLQGGFKLKYKSTEIDYERLMEMATATAAENTTTASDKKQKS encoded by the exons ATGGATTGGAGTGTTAGCACTGCTTATAAGACCTTAAAAG AAATGGAACCCAAATCCCTTGCCGTCGTGGAGGCTACAAGTACAATCCTTTCAAACGTAGAATCTACAGATATGGGGCTGGGAACTTCAGAGAAAGTGAATATCGCTTCTATAACAAAACCAAGGAAAAAGACCATGACATCAGTGTATCTCAAGTACTTTGAGACAGCTACTGATGGGAAAACTAGGAGATGTAAATTTTGTGGACAGAGTTATTCAATTGCAACCGCCACTG GCAACTTGGGAAGACATCTCAGCAATCGCCATCCAGGATATGATATAACAGTGAATGTTGCCACTCCTGCTCCACAACCAGTCAGTATTCCCAAGAAGCTTCAACCTCAACCTCAAACCAAAATACCTCAACTGGAGCTTGATCATTTAAACTGGTTGCTCATCAAGTGGCTTATTCTCTCATCTCTACCTCCTTGTACATTGGACGAACATTGGCTTTTGAACTCATTTAAATTTCTCAGCCCAACAATAAAAACTTGGCCGGGGGACAAGTTCCAAACAGTACTTTGTGAAGTTTTTAGAAGCATGCAGGAAGATGTAAGGGTGATAGTGGACCAAGTTTCTTCCAAGGTCTCTATAACTCTTGATTTCTGGACATCTTACGAGCAACTCCTCTATATGAGTATTACTTGCCAGTGGATTGATGAAAATTGGACTTTCCAGAGGATGCTCCTTGATGTTTGTCATATATCTTCTCCTTGTGGGGCTGctgaaattgctcatgcactacTGAAGGTCCTTAAAATGTATAATATTGACAACAGAGTTCTCTGTTGCACCCATGATAATAGTCCAATTGCACTGCATGCATGCCATACACTTAAAGAAGACATGGACAACCAGAAAATGAGTTCCTTCTACTATCTTCCATGCGCTGCTCATACTCTGAATTCAATCATAAATGATGGACTAAGATCTACGAAGTCGATAATCTCCAAAATAAGGGAGTTTGTCTTAAAGATGAACACATCCTTGGAGATTTCTCAGGATTTTCTTCAATGTTGCAATGCTTATCAAGAAGGCAATTGGAAATTCCCTCTTGATGCCTCGCCTCGTTGGAGTGGCAATTATCAGATGCTAGACATTGCACGGAAG GCAGGTAAATCAATGGAATCTATTGTCCGGAAGTATGATGAACTAGGCAGTATGCTCCTGAACACTGCGGAGAAGAATGCTGTGAATATAATGCATGCATATTTGGAACCCTTCTATAAAACCATCAATGACATATGCACAAACAAAGTACTAACAATTGGTTTGATTCTTTTCTTCATGGATCACATTTCTGAAATAGTTGCCGCTTGTAGAGACTCTCGACACAGCCCTGACTGGCTCAAGAGTGCTGCTGAAGAAATGGCCACAAAAGCCCGAAGCTATAACGACCAGGTTTGCAATGTTTTCACATATATGACTGCAATACTTGATCCAAGAATAAAAGTTGAGCTCATTCCTGAAAAACTCAACTCCGAAGATTACTTGGAAGAAGCCAGAAGCTAtttcataagaaactattccacCAGCCATTTTTCTGCTATCACCAGTCCCTACGCTGCACAGGAGCTAGAAGATGGAGGGAGCGTTTCTTTTGCAGAAGAAATTGCTCGTAAGAAACGTAGGTCAAGCATGTCCTCTGCCACAGATGAGCTCACTCAATATTTATCAGAGCCTCCCGCTCCAATACCAATAGATGTCTTGGAATGGTGGAGGGTGAACAACACACGCTACCCACGTTTGTCGGTGATGGCTCGGGACTTTTTGGCTGTACAGCCAACTGCATTGGCGCCTGAAGACCTTTTCTGCAGCAAAGGTGATGAGATAGATAAGCAGAGGTTCTCAACACCCTATGAGAGCACCCAAGCTTCGCATTGTGTAAAGTCATGGTTGCAAGGCGGATTTAAGTTGAAGTATAAATCAACTGAAATTGATTATGAGAGGTTAATGGAAATGGCAACCGCTACAGCAGCTGAAAATACTACAACAGCTTCCGACAAGAAACAGAAATCATGA